A window of Streptomyces caniferus contains these coding sequences:
- a CDS encoding zinc-binding dehydrogenase yields the protein MFAAYAARIDRDQPLNGLELGERPAPDVRPGWTTVNVKAASLNHHDLWSLRGVGITDEALPMILGCDAAGVDEDGNEVVLHSVIGQTGHGVGPKEKPSILTERYQGTFAEQVTVPSWNVLPKPKELSFAEAACLPTAWLTAYRMLFTNAGVRPGDSVLVQGAGGGVATAAIVLGAAAGLRVFATSRDEAKRKRALELGAEAVFATGERLPHRVDAVIETVGAATWSHSVKSLRPHGTLVISGATSGFTPKSGELNRIFFLELKIVGSTMGSKEELASLLSFCAAKGIRPVIDSTLPLDRAREGFTKMAEGELFGKIVLTV from the coding sequence ATGTTTGCTGCCTATGCCGCCCGCATCGACCGTGACCAGCCGCTGAACGGCCTCGAATTGGGGGAGCGCCCGGCCCCCGACGTACGCCCCGGCTGGACGACCGTCAACGTCAAGGCCGCCTCCCTCAACCACCACGACCTGTGGTCGCTGCGCGGGGTGGGCATCACCGACGAGGCGCTGCCGATGATCCTCGGCTGCGATGCCGCCGGTGTCGACGAGGACGGCAACGAGGTCGTCCTGCACTCCGTCATCGGGCAGACCGGGCACGGCGTCGGCCCCAAGGAGAAGCCCTCCATCCTCACCGAGCGCTACCAGGGCACCTTCGCCGAGCAGGTCACCGTCCCCTCCTGGAACGTCCTGCCCAAGCCGAAGGAGCTGTCCTTCGCGGAGGCGGCCTGTCTGCCGACCGCCTGGCTGACCGCCTACCGGATGCTGTTCACCAACGCGGGCGTACGGCCCGGGGACAGCGTGCTGGTGCAGGGCGCCGGCGGCGGCGTCGCGACCGCGGCCATCGTGCTGGGTGCCGCCGCGGGGCTGCGGGTCTTCGCCACCAGCCGGGACGAGGCCAAGCGCAAGCGCGCGCTGGAGCTGGGCGCCGAGGCGGTGTTCGCGACCGGCGAGCGGCTGCCGCACCGGGTGGACGCGGTGATCGAGACCGTCGGCGCCGCGACCTGGTCGCACTCCGTCAAGTCGCTGCGCCCCCACGGCACTCTGGTCATCTCGGGTGCCACCAGCGGCTTCACCCCGAAGAGCGGGGAGCTCAACCGGATCTTCTTCCTGGAGCTGAAGATCGTCGGCTCCACGATGGGCAGCAAGGAGGAGCTGGCGTCGCTGCTCAGCTTCTGCGCGGCCAAGGGCATCCGGCCGGTCATCGACTCGACGCTGCCGCTGGACCGGGCGCGCGAGGGGTTCACGAAGATGGCCGAGGGCGAGCTGTTCGGCAAGATCGTGCTGACGGTGTGA
- a CDS encoding NAD(P)-dependent malic enzyme: protein MAAEIVNPRSDSNTGAGAGSAPDDAFDPAFALHRGGKMAIQATVPVRDKDDLSLAYTPGVAKVCSAIAEQPELVHDYTWKSQVVAVVTDGTAVLGLGDIGPEASLPVMEGKAILFKQFGGVDAVPIALGTTDTDEIIETVVRMAPSFGGVNLEDISAPRCFEIERRLQERLDIPVFHDDQHGTAVVTLAALRNAAKLTDRSLGQLRAVISGAGAAGVAIAKILIEAGIGDVAVCDRKGVVSTDRGDLTDVKRDVAGFTNKGRLTGSLEDALDGADVFIGVSGGTVPEAAVAKMAKNSLIFAMANPTPEIHPDIAHKYAAVVATGRSDYPNQINNVLAFPGIFAGAMQVRASRITEGMKLAAAEALAAVVADELSADRVIPSPFDERVAPAVTAAVAAAARAEGVARR from the coding sequence GTGGCAGCGGAGATCGTCAATCCTCGCAGCGACAGCAATACCGGCGCGGGCGCGGGCAGTGCTCCCGACGACGCCTTCGATCCGGCTTTCGCGCTGCATCGCGGCGGCAAAATGGCCATCCAGGCGACCGTGCCGGTCCGCGACAAGGACGACCTGTCCCTCGCGTACACGCCGGGCGTCGCCAAGGTGTGCAGCGCCATCGCCGAGCAGCCGGAGCTCGTCCACGACTACACATGGAAGTCCCAGGTCGTCGCCGTCGTCACGGACGGCACCGCGGTGCTGGGCCTGGGCGACATCGGCCCGGAGGCCTCCCTCCCCGTGATGGAGGGCAAGGCCATCCTGTTCAAGCAGTTCGGCGGCGTCGACGCGGTGCCGATCGCGCTCGGCACCACCGACACCGACGAGATCATCGAGACCGTCGTCCGTATGGCCCCGTCCTTCGGCGGGGTCAATCTGGAGGACATCTCGGCGCCCCGTTGCTTCGAGATCGAGCGCCGGCTCCAGGAGCGGCTGGACATTCCGGTCTTCCACGACGACCAGCACGGCACCGCCGTGGTCACGCTGGCCGCCCTGCGCAACGCCGCCAAGCTCACGGACCGGTCGCTCGGCCAGCTGCGGGCGGTCATCTCGGGCGCCGGTGCGGCGGGCGTCGCCATCGCCAAGATCCTCATCGAGGCGGGCATCGGCGATGTCGCGGTCTGCGACCGCAAGGGCGTGGTCTCCACCGACCGCGGCGACCTCACGGACGTCAAGCGCGATGTGGCCGGCTTCACCAACAAGGGCCGGCTGACCGGTTCGCTGGAGGACGCGCTGGACGGCGCCGACGTCTTCATCGGCGTCTCCGGCGGCACGGTGCCGGAAGCAGCCGTGGCCAAGATGGCGAAGAACTCGCTGATCTTCGCGATGGCCAACCCGACGCCGGAGATCCACCCTGACATCGCGCACAAGTACGCGGCCGTGGTCGCCACCGGGCGCAGCGACTACCCGAACCAGATCAACAACGTGCTGGCCTTCCCGGGCATCTTCGCCGGTGCCATGCAGGTGCGGGCCAGCCGGATCACGGAGGGCATGAAGCTCGCCGCCGCCGAGGCCCTGGCCGCCGTCGTCGCCGACGAACTCAGCGCCGACCGGGTCATCCCCTCGCCGTTCGACGAGCGGGTCGCCCCGGCCGTCACCGCCGCCGTCGCGGCCGCCGCCCGTGCGGAGGGCGTGGCGCGCCGCTGA
- a CDS encoding ABC transporter substrate-binding protein, translating to MTASTTRRSAVGRSRTAVAAAAAVAASLLLLSACGDQTDAAIAKREAEQNRNVNAPLFKKLPKDVQEKAMLQVGSDITYKPVEFRSNGAVEGIDPDLAAAMSKALGIKLNFNNATFDTLMGGLKSKRYDIAMSAMTDTKERQEGIDSNTGKKIGQGVDFIDYLNVGVSLYTQKGKTKGIDGWETLCGKKLAVQRGTVSHDLAKDKSKACEKNGEQPISIEAFDNDSEAQTRLRTAGVDAVSSDYPVAAYAVKVSGHGKDFQMVGGAPLKAAPYGIAVPKGKEQLRDALKAAVELAIKNGSYAKVLDKWDVKDAAVKKVELNGGS from the coding sequence ATGACCGCAAGCACCACCCGTCGCTCGGCTGTCGGCAGGTCTCGCACAGCCGTGGCCGCGGCGGCCGCGGTCGCCGCCTCGCTGCTGCTGCTCAGTGCCTGCGGCGACCAGACGGACGCGGCCATCGCCAAGCGCGAAGCGGAGCAGAACCGCAACGTCAACGCGCCGCTGTTCAAGAAGCTGCCCAAGGACGTCCAGGAAAAGGCCATGCTCCAGGTCGGCTCGGACATCACCTACAAGCCGGTGGAATTCCGCTCCAACGGCGCGGTCGAGGGCATCGACCCGGATCTCGCGGCGGCGATGAGCAAGGCATTGGGCATCAAGCTCAACTTCAACAACGCCACCTTCGACACCCTCATGGGCGGCCTGAAGTCCAAGCGCTACGACATCGCGATGTCGGCGATGACGGACACCAAGGAGCGCCAGGAGGGCATCGACAGCAACACCGGCAAGAAGATCGGCCAGGGCGTCGACTTCATCGACTACCTCAACGTCGGTGTCTCGCTCTACACCCAGAAGGGCAAGACCAAGGGCATCGACGGCTGGGAGACGCTGTGCGGCAAGAAGCTCGCGGTGCAGCGCGGCACGGTCTCGCACGACCTGGCCAAGGACAAGTCGAAGGCCTGTGAGAAGAACGGCGAGCAGCCGATCTCCATCGAGGCCTTCGACAACGACTCCGAGGCCCAGACCCGGCTGCGCACCGCCGGTGTGGACGCCGTCTCCAGCGACTACCCGGTCGCGGCGTACGCGGTGAAGGTCTCCGGTCACGGCAAGGATTTCCAGATGGTCGGCGGCGCGCCGCTCAAGGCGGCCCCGTACGGCATCGCGGTCCCCAAGGGCAAGGAGCAGCTGCGTGACGCGCTCAAGGCCGCGGTGGAACTCGCGATCAAGAACGGCTCGTACGCCAAGGTCCTGGACAAGTGGGACGTCAAGGATGCCGCGGTCAAGAAGGTGGAGCTCAATGGCGGCTCCTGA
- a CDS encoding amino acid ABC transporter permease: MSVDVDKAAQPPADAPPPQPEPIKAIPVRHYGRWVAAVVVLGLIALLGRAFAAGNVNWDAIPQYMFNADILKGLRNTLLITVLSMIIGIVGGVILAVMRQSKNPVTSTVAWFYVWFFRGTPVYVQLFLWFNLGLVFQYIDIMPIYKDEWSDFMTPFLCALLGLGLNEAAYMAEICRAGLNAVDEGQTEAAHALGMSHAKTLRRIIVPQAMRVIVPPTGNEVINMLKTSSLVIAVQYYDLLQAAQNVGRDSGVVVEMLILAAAWYLIATTVLSIGQYYLERYYARGSSRQLPLTPLQRAKAKLSGAFNRGGVA; this comes from the coding sequence GTGTCAGTTGACGTCGACAAGGCGGCCCAGCCGCCGGCGGACGCTCCGCCGCCCCAGCCCGAGCCGATCAAAGCCATCCCGGTCCGCCATTACGGCCGGTGGGTGGCGGCGGTCGTCGTCCTCGGACTGATCGCCCTGCTCGGCCGGGCCTTCGCCGCCGGGAACGTCAACTGGGACGCCATCCCCCAGTACATGTTCAACGCGGACATCCTCAAGGGCCTGCGCAACACCCTGCTGATCACCGTGCTCTCGATGATCATCGGCATCGTGGGCGGCGTGATCCTGGCCGTGATGCGCCAGTCCAAGAACCCGGTCACCTCGACCGTCGCGTGGTTCTACGTCTGGTTCTTCCGCGGTACGCCGGTCTACGTCCAGCTGTTCCTCTGGTTCAACCTGGGCCTCGTCTTCCAGTACATCGACATCATGCCGATCTACAAGGACGAGTGGTCGGACTTCATGACCCCGTTCCTGTGCGCGCTGCTGGGCCTCGGGCTCAACGAGGCGGCGTACATGGCGGAGATCTGCCGGGCCGGCCTCAACGCCGTCGACGAGGGCCAGACCGAGGCGGCGCACGCGCTGGGCATGAGCCACGCCAAGACGCTGCGCCGGATCATCGTGCCGCAGGCGATGCGGGTGATCGTGCCGCCGACCGGCAACGAGGTCATCAACATGCTGAAGACCTCCTCCCTGGTCATCGCCGTCCAGTACTACGATTTGCTGCAGGCGGCGCAGAACGTCGGGCGGGACTCCGGCGTCGTGGTCGAGATGCTGATCCTCGCGGCCGCCTGGTACCTCATCGCCACCACGGTGCTCAGCATCGGCCAGTACTACCTGGAGCGCTACTACGCCCGCGGCTCCAGCCGCCAGCTCCCGCTCACTCCGCTCCAGCGCGCCAAGGCAAAGCTGTCCGGCGCCTTCAACCGTGGAGGGGTCGCATGA
- a CDS encoding amino acid ABC transporter ATP-binding protein, with the protein MVKAEGVHKSFGAAHILKGIDLEVAPREVFCLIGPSGSGKSTFLRCINHLEKVNAGRLSVDGELVGYREHNGKLYELRDREVAARRRDIGMVFQRFNLFPHMTAVENIMEAPIQVKGESKSAARERAVKLLDRVGLSDKAGNYPSQLSGGQQQRVAIARALAMEPKLMLFDEPTSALDPELVGDVLDVMKDLAADGMTMIVVTHEMGFAREVGDSLVFMDDGVVVESGHPREVLGNPQHERTKSFLSKVL; encoded by the coding sequence ATGGTCAAGGCCGAGGGCGTCCACAAGTCCTTCGGCGCGGCCCACATCCTCAAGGGCATCGACCTGGAGGTGGCGCCGCGGGAGGTCTTCTGCCTGATCGGCCCGTCCGGCTCCGGCAAGTCGACGTTCCTGCGCTGCATCAACCACCTGGAGAAGGTCAACGCCGGGCGGCTGTCCGTCGACGGCGAACTGGTCGGCTACCGCGAGCACAACGGCAAGCTCTACGAGCTGCGCGACCGGGAGGTCGCCGCCCGCCGCCGCGACATCGGCATGGTCTTCCAGCGCTTCAACCTCTTCCCGCACATGACCGCGGTGGAGAACATCATGGAGGCGCCGATCCAGGTCAAGGGCGAGTCGAAGTCCGCCGCGCGGGAGCGGGCGGTCAAGCTCCTGGACCGCGTCGGGCTGTCCGACAAGGCCGGGAACTACCCCTCGCAGCTTTCCGGCGGCCAGCAGCAGCGCGTCGCCATCGCCCGCGCGCTGGCGATGGAACCCAAGCTGATGCTCTTCGACGAGCCGACCTCGGCCCTGGACCCGGAGCTGGTCGGTGACGTCCTGGACGTCATGAAGGACCTGGCCGCGGACGGTATGACGATGATCGTCGTGACCCATGAGATGGGCTTCGCCCGGGAGGTCGGCGACTCGCTGGTCTTCATGGACGACGGAGTGGTGGTCGAATCCGGCCACCCGCGCGAGGTCCTCGGCAACCCGCAGCACGAGCGGACGAAGTCGTTCCTGTCGAAGGTGCTGTAG
- a CDS encoding class I SAM-dependent methyltransferase — MTETVVGADWQAWQDSWDRQQEWYLPDREERFRVMLDMVEALVGPAPRVLDLACGTGSISDRLLKRFPEAESVGVDLDPALLAIAEGYFAGERRVRFVRADLKDPRWTDKLPHDSYDAVLTATALHWLHTEDLRGLYGQLGTLVRDGGVFMNADHMPEEATPRINAAERAFRVARRDAAKAAGAVDWAEWWQLAAADPRLAGPTAERFEIYGEHADGDTPSAAWHVAVLRESGFGEARPVWASPTDALVLGLK; from the coding sequence ATGACCGAGACCGTCGTCGGCGCCGATTGGCAGGCGTGGCAGGACAGTTGGGACCGCCAGCAGGAGTGGTACCTGCCCGACCGCGAGGAGCGGTTCCGGGTGATGCTGGACATGGTCGAGGCCCTGGTGGGCCCCGCGCCCCGGGTACTGGATCTCGCCTGCGGCACGGGAAGTATCTCCGACCGGCTGCTCAAGCGGTTCCCCGAGGCCGAGAGTGTGGGCGTCGATCTGGATCCCGCGCTGCTGGCCATCGCGGAAGGGTACTTCGCCGGCGAGCGCCGGGTCCGCTTCGTACGGGCCGATCTCAAGGATCCGCGGTGGACGGACAAGCTGCCGCACGACTCGTACGACGCGGTGCTCACCGCCACCGCCCTCCACTGGCTGCACACCGAGGACCTCCGCGGACTGTACGGGCAGCTCGGCACCCTGGTGCGGGACGGCGGGGTCTTCATGAACGCCGACCACATGCCCGAGGAGGCCACTCCGCGGATCAACGCCGCCGAGCGGGCCTTCCGGGTCGCGCGCAGGGACGCGGCGAAGGCGGCCGGTGCCGTCGACTGGGCCGAGTGGTGGCAGCTGGCGGCCGCCGACCCGCGGCTGGCCGGGCCGACCGCCGAGCGCTTCGAGATCTACGGCGAGCACGCGGACGGCGACACCCCCTCGGCGGCCTGGCACGTGGCGGTCCTGCGCGAATCGGGATTCGGCGAGGCGCGGCCGGTCTGGGCCTCGCCCACGGACGCGCTGGTGCTGGGCCTGAAGTAG
- a CDS encoding CGNR zinc finger domain-containing protein, producing the protein MELAYYSDYAVRLVNTEQPERGSDSLTTVEAVRELFGPAQQVARRATDSDVTRLRTVRARLRAVFEAADTGDEVLAVDLLNALMMEFPVSPQISGHEYRDDDGRPDWHMHIADHAANATASYAATACMGLAFHLTELGVDRLGLCEARPCRNAYLDTSTNRSRRYCSDRCATRANVAAYRARKRLESERSALTGRTAETAQDSTPATER; encoded by the coding sequence GTGGAACTGGCCTATTACTCGGACTATGCCGTGCGACTGGTCAACACCGAGCAGCCCGAGCGCGGCAGCGACAGCCTCACCACGGTCGAGGCCGTGCGGGAACTCTTCGGCCCCGCCCAGCAGGTCGCCCGGCGCGCGACCGACAGCGACGTGACCCGGCTGCGCACGGTCCGCGCCCGGCTGCGCGCCGTCTTCGAGGCCGCCGACACCGGCGACGAGGTACTGGCCGTGGACCTCCTCAACGCGCTGATGATGGAGTTCCCCGTCAGCCCGCAGATCTCCGGCCACGAATACCGGGACGACGACGGCCGGCCCGACTGGCACATGCACATCGCCGACCACGCCGCCAACGCCACCGCGAGCTACGCCGCGACCGCCTGTATGGGCCTGGCGTTCCACCTCACCGAACTGGGCGTGGACCGGCTGGGCCTCTGTGAGGCGCGGCCCTGCCGCAACGCCTACCTGGACACCTCGACCAACCGCTCCCGGCGCTACTGCTCCGACCGCTGCGCCACCCGCGCCAACGTCGCCGCCTACCGCGCCCGCAAGCGCCTGGAGAGCGAGCGCTCGGCCCTCACCGGCCGGACCGCCGAGACCGCCCAGGACAGCACGCCGGCGACCGAGCGCTGA
- the sodX gene encoding nickel-type superoxide dismutase maturation protease, whose product MPEQVHDRGPGQGADAEAGHERGGLLRAFGLAEVYNPSMVPTLRPGDQLVVQYGAAVRPGDVVVLRHPFRQELLIVKRAVQRHDGGWWVQGDNPFVENDSREFGVVPDELVIARAWVRVRPPRGIQRSVAGVLSWAVSAVRPVRAERSLSRRLRAR is encoded by the coding sequence ATGCCGGAGCAGGTGCATGATCGCGGGCCGGGGCAGGGTGCGGACGCGGAGGCCGGACACGAGCGGGGCGGGCTCCTGCGCGCGTTCGGGCTGGCCGAGGTCTACAACCCGTCGATGGTGCCGACGCTGCGGCCCGGCGATCAGCTGGTGGTGCAGTACGGGGCGGCGGTGCGGCCCGGTGACGTCGTGGTGCTGCGGCATCCGTTCCGGCAGGAGCTGCTGATCGTCAAGCGGGCCGTGCAGCGGCACGACGGCGGCTGGTGGGTCCAGGGGGACAATCCGTTCGTCGAGAACGACAGCCGGGAATTCGGGGTGGTTCCCGACGAACTGGTCATCGCCCGCGCCTGGGTGCGGGTGCGGCCCCCGCGCGGGATTCAGCGCTCGGTCGCCGGCGTGCTGTCCTGGGCGGTCTCGGCGGTCCGGCCGGTGAGGGCCGAGCGCTCGCTCTCCAGGCGCTTGCGGGCGCGGTAG
- the sodN gene encoding superoxide dismutase, Ni translates to MLSRLFAPKVKVSAHCDLPCGVYDPAQARIEAESVKAVQEKYQANEDADFRTRAVLIKEQRAELAKHHVSVLWSDYFKPPHFEKYPELHQLVNDTLKALSAAKGSNDPKTGEKALELIAEIDRIFWETKKA, encoded by the coding sequence ATGCTTTCGCGCCTGTTCGCCCCCAAGGTGAAGGTCAGCGCCCACTGCGACCTGCCCTGCGGCGTGTACGACCCGGCCCAGGCCCGCATCGAGGCCGAGTCGGTCAAGGCCGTCCAGGAGAAGTACCAGGCCAACGAGGATGCGGACTTCCGCACCCGCGCCGTCCTGATCAAGGAGCAGCGCGCCGAGCTCGCCAAGCACCACGTCTCGGTGCTGTGGAGCGACTACTTCAAGCCCCCGCACTTCGAGAAGTACCCGGAGCTGCACCAGCTGGTCAACGACACCCTCAAGGCGCTCAGCGCCGCCAAGGGTTCCAACGACCCGAAGACGGGCGAGAAGGCGCTGGAGCTCATCGCCGAGATCGACCGGATCTTCTGGGAGACCAAGAAGGCTTGA
- a CDS encoding HAD family acid phosphatase produces MSAAARSPATWNSSTSWPGPPTGSSSRCTRRAGSGSEPLCAAQDACALRRACAQTLAGAAICALAALPTAAQAAPHPDSLPSKSAWLQDVAPVAADLQHHLEQRLAHVPSGEKPAVVLDIDNTSLATHYDKGKPIEAIRSATKYAHEHGAAVLFASYRSPGSRSSTTKQLTSAGYTVDGLCLKPEGQSPGKAAVKLGCRKQYEQQGYTLVANVGNRSTDFEGGHYEKGFKLPDYDGQLS; encoded by the coding sequence GTGTCAGCCGCCGCACGCTCTCCCGCCACATGGAACAGCTCTACCTCGTGGCCGGGGCCGCCAACCGGTTCCAGCTCGCGCTGTACGCGGCGCGCAGGAAGTGGATCTGAGCCCCTGTGTGCCGCGCAGGACGCATGCGCCCTGCGTCGGGCGTGTGCCCAAACACTGGCCGGCGCGGCGATATGCGCCCTGGCAGCACTTCCCACCGCGGCACAGGCCGCGCCCCATCCGGACTCGCTGCCGTCGAAGAGTGCCTGGCTGCAGGACGTCGCACCGGTTGCGGCCGACCTCCAGCATCATCTGGAACAGCGTCTGGCCCATGTCCCGAGCGGTGAAAAGCCCGCCGTCGTCCTGGACATCGACAATACGTCCCTGGCCACCCATTACGACAAGGGAAAGCCCATCGAGGCGATCCGCAGCGCCACGAAGTACGCACACGAGCACGGCGCGGCCGTCCTTTTCGCCTCCTACCGCAGTCCCGGCTCCAGGTCCTCCACGACCAAGCAGCTCACCTCGGCCGGATACACCGTCGACGGACTCTGCCTCAAGCCCGAGGGCCAGAGTCCCGGAAAGGCCGCGGTGAAACTCGGCTGCCGTAAGCAGTACGAGCAGCAGGGTTACACGCTCGTCGCCAACGTGGGCAATCGCAGCACCGACTTCGAGGGCGGGCACTACGAAAAGGGATTCAAGCTGCCTGATTACGACGGCCAGTTGAGCTGA